Within Vicia villosa cultivar HV-30 ecotype Madison, WI linkage group LG1, Vvil1.0, whole genome shotgun sequence, the genomic segment CGAGGTGAATGGATCAAGTCTTACATTAGGAGTGAGACGCTTCCATGTGAATGGATCGAGTCTTACACTACTGCCGCTGAGATCAAGGGAAATTATTTTTGACAAGTGATAGAGTGTTGAGGGAACATTACCAATGAATCTAGAGTATGAGAAATTGAGATGTGTGAGATTCACTAGATCGCCTATTCCATGATAAATTGAAGATTCAAAAAATTCATTGAAAGCTAAGTTGAGTTGTTGAAGTTGCTTGAGCTGGAAGATAGTACTATTAGGAGAGAATTTACCTTTGAGATGACTCCAACTAAGGTCAAGACCAATTATGTGACCTGATACATTGTTGCACATGACACCGTTCCACTCGCAACAATCTGTACCGTTATTCCAAGATTCTATCTTTGAAGAAGTGGATGAACAAGGAGACCATTGTGCAGGTGTGGTGCTGacaacaaatgagtttttgaacTGTAGCATGGCATATGAATCATCATGGCTCCATAATGAGAAAGTATAGGAAGGAAAATGAGTAAGCAGGAATAAGAACAAGTGGAGAAAAAAACACATCATTTGGAATTAGAAATAGAAAGCTATATTTTGATGAACTTAAAAGCTCctctttattttcttctttagttgatgattttttatttaacaatTGATTAGTCCTAACATTGATGTTAGCTTCGTTTGATAAACCATTTCCAATAGCAATGCTACCAAAGggattgatttatttattaacataTTGAAGAGTTGACTTAGCCATCATTTCTGACTCAAATAATATAATCACTTAAAATAAAATCCTTTCTTATAATAGTATATTGGTATTGAGCATTGATTAATATAGCATTATGATCCCCTTCAGTAAATAAATGCAGCGGAATCATATTCAATCAATTTTGATCCTAACCTTTCCTTTCAGGCTAAAGTTTATTAAGTTTTAGCCTTGTTAGAACAGGTAGATATAATGTAATGTAAGCTCTATCCGTAAAAGTTGTAGCGCAGTGGCCATAGGTGATTGTTGCCAAGACAGGTGTGTTCATGCTTTTTATGAGATTATGATGGTGCTTATGGTGGTTTTCGAGAATGTTTTTCAGCGTCACCGCCAGAGAAGGTGCAGCTGGTTGAATCAAAGCTAAATGCAGGGAGAAACACACTATAGAAAAGAGAAGCACTGGAAGAAGCACAATGAATGTACACAAAACATGACGGGAATGAATGACGATAGAAAAAAGTTCTAAAGACGACGGATGGATGACACAGCGAAGAATTTGAAGACATCAAGATGATATTTCTTCATATACTCGTATTTTAACTCATTCCAATGTATATAAATTATACCCTGTCAATTTCTAATTACAGATAATTTCAGCCAACTTTCGAAAATATTATTGTATGAAATGCTTGTAAGTCTATACAAAATATCATTGTAAGTCTATACAAAATATCATTCTGTTAAAGTTGTAACTGCATGTGCcttcattttatattttcatttgaATAGACTCATCCAATAGCATTTCATTCCACAAGTTCTTTCTTTTGGCTGCCACTACATCTTTCCAATGGTCTGTCACATGCAAACATCAATAATGAACATCAAATTTATCATCTcatcaaacataaaaattagcatatCATCATACCTGCAAATCTGTAATGCTTCTGTTTCTTCAAGCTCCGATTTTGTTTGTGCCTCCCTATCCTTTCTACCATATATATTCTCACATCCTTGACACTTACAACTTGGGGAGCAACCAACACCACCCTTCAAAATAAAACCAACAACCATTGTAATTCATATTATAAATGAAACTAAAACTTTACTGCGTGATATATGTCACAGTGGAGAAAGAAAACCTTAAAACATTCACAATATTTCCTCAGGCAGCTTGCTTTTCTACATTGACAGTGACCTGATTTGTGGCTGCGAAATCAAACTTTGGTGTTAGACTAGTGAAGAAAGATAAAAATTACTTAATAATGGAATGAAGATAATCGACGACTacattttcctcttctttctgAGGGTACTCTGACCGAAATCAGCACTTTCCTCTTCCTTTTCATGTTTAGAACAAGAAGCACCTACATCAATCTGACCTTTCCTCTTCCTTTTCATGTTTAGAACAAGAAGCACCTACATCAATCTGACCTTTCCTCTTCCTTTTCATGTTTGGAGGATCCAACTGTTTACTCTCCATTTTGAGGGTACTACCGCAGAAATCTTCACCCGTGATGTGAACTAAAAACTTAGTGAAATTTTTTGTAGACTGAACTTCATTATCAGATGGCCCCAAATGATTTTCCATTGATGCGGAGAGCTGCGATAGGTGGCTTTCAGAAAGATGCAAGGAAGAATTGCAGCTCGGCAGTTCAGGATTCCATCTGGAAAACGTCATTTCATTTTCTATGCCTCTGTAATGATTTGAGGCTGGAATTGCAAAACCAGTTTCATTACTAGCATTCTTCTCACCAGATTTTGAAGAACAGGAAGTGATGTTTGAAGTATAACGGGTCTTGTCATAATCCAGAAAGCCCATTTGTATACTGTGTCTAATACGCACAAGCTatatacaaaaacaaaacaagTATTTTTACAATGAATGATTTATTTAACAAATTGACACAAGTAGAAAGAAATTGAACATCTATAAACCACAAAAGAACATGATACAAAGTGCAGCAAATTTCTAACCTCATCATTCCCTGTCTGAATTGGTTTGCTATCCATTAAAGCGAAATTGGCAAGATTGTTCCATGTTTGATTTCTGTAAGTGGCAGGTATTGGTTCATAAGGATTATTTTCAGACTCATGTATTGAAGTAGAAGCAGGTGGATCAACAGTATGCATTGTATAATTACTACTGTTAGTGGTAGATTGTGGTAAAGGAATCAAAGATTGTGTTGTACTAATTAAGCTATTGTAATCACAATCTGGCACTTGAGTGTTTGCCTCAATTGAATCTTTGACATTGGTACCATTTGGTTCTTGCATGCCAAGTAATCCAAGAAGGTAGTTAACATCATCCCTTGAGATTAGTGGATGATCTTCTGGGCTACAACAACCATATTGCACAGCTTCTTGACTAGATGACTCAGTTGAATCATGAGATAAATTAGTAGAATAAGTAGGCACTTTTTCATgtgaataaattttatttacattCTCGCACGAAACTTGAGGGTTTGATGTATCCAAAAGATTATCCCTAGAATCGAAGAATGTGGAATCCTCAAAAAAAGTCACATCGGGTGATGTGAAAAGAGGATAATCCATGGGAAGTGAGTTCAATGTCTTTAAAGGAGAAAGACTGCTGAGATAGTTAAAGAAAGAATCATCATCCTGcataaaaatatgaagaaaaaaactaTTTAGGGACAAAATGTAGATGAACAAAAAGCACATGCAACGCAAGAAACTTAAGAAACAAACAGAATCAAGATTGATAATACTTATATGATgcagaaaagagaaagaaagatgcAGCAAAAAAGATTAAAATGCAGCAGAGTGATGTGAAGAAAGAATGGAGATGGTGGTGAGTGTTGAAACAAAAGAAACCTGTTCTTCTAAGTTGGAAAATAGCGGTGCCTCCATCTCTTCTCTTCAGAGAACCCAACAACTAACTCTTGTAATGCTTCTATTTAAAGTGACACTTAATACACTTTGATTTTACATATTTATATGCGTGTTAAAATTCGTTTGTTATGGATTAAATAAACTTCGcgaaaacaaaaattttaaatgGATTTTCATTAGTGAATAGTAGAGTTTAAAATCGattatttttagaattttgtAAACATATAGTTATAGACATAatcagaatttttttttttgaataacaagtttttttaaaaaaatttcagaaataaccaacttttcaaaaaaatttccgAAATGTCACTTTTTTACTACCTGcaccacgttgtcgccagggggggtgacGACAACACTAAGCCCAGAACGTCGTCGCCAGTGGGTCTGGCGCCTACATGCAaattttaggtgttgtcgccacccccctggcgacaacacccccccatatttttttttcttttttttttgttattttttttctttaacatattttctcttaaatttttttatattatatttttcaaatattctttcaacattatttttttatataattttttcggtaatttttttctttcaacattaatgttttcggtaatattttctcttaaatgtttgtaaatattattggttccaaatattttttccatggtAATATTTGGTAATTTCTTTCAATATGTCTCCTGAATCCATTATTTTTTTGGTAATGTTTTTTGTGTTGTAACCCATAAAATCTATGAAAAAAGTTCATTTCATTGGAAAAGTAAATTACAAATATCATCGAAACTAAAAACTATGTTGTGGagctagatccacgattgggacatttggtcctattatgtcctacctcacgacatatactacacttcctctgcattttttcagttacgtccatctcggttctaatacgcctgctgtttggtcgaccgcttttattccgacgcattaaatcgttatgccaaactgtttccccctcgtacacaggccaatatgcttccattgctaccaccggaaagtaattgtcgtatacgttgagcaacgttgataccttgtaaatttctgataccaaagataatgcatcaaagtgagtatgtgaacatgctgcaaggacatgggagcaaggcatgcgatatgcttgaaattggccacagtcgcaccaacgatctgggatattgacgcgatactgttgtcgtggaagcccctggttgtggtcaattgtttcctttacactgaaggtgtggccatgacggtcgaactcggtcactcggtgagtgttacccttggcagattcctgttgtatatatttcatacACACATCGCTGTAgacctgttgtgtttgtaacactgaattccaccgcttacctcttgtggcgaacagagttgccatccgaaaatacgtagcactaaccaaggcagttacaggtaggtttcgaatgcctttgaaaaccccgttcattgattccacaagatttgtagtcatgtgaccccacctagccccatcgtcgtatgacctagtccatctcgctctgtcaatgctgtcaatccacctccctgcatctaGATTTGTCAACATtatttctcggcggtagtattgaaatccaggttggtttaaggcataccccgcgttcaccaagtggttcttcaaaaatttatctttgatctctctcataaaattttgtgctatatgcctaatacagtagacatgcttagaggggggttgtgccaaccatttgccggattgttgtatgcgctgtcaatagaagcgtgcctgtccGAAATCAAACAAAGGTTAGGCTGTGGAGcaactctagctcggagattcttcagaaagaaactccaagcagcagctgtttctccttctaccagagcaaaggctattggaaaaatgttgctgtttccatcctgcgcgaccgccatcagcaaagttcccttgtatttcccatacagccatgttccatcaatttgaataatcggcttgcaaaaaccaaaaccgatgatgcatggtcgaaacgcccagaacagtctatggaagattccattaccttcgagaggggttccgtcttgggactgtgccggcagtgtctccaat encodes:
- the LOC131637145 gene encoding CRC domain-containing protein TSO1-like → MEAPLFSNLEEQDDDSFFNYLSSLSPLKTLNSLPMDYPLFTSPDVTFFEDSTFFDSRDNLLDTSNPQVSCENVNKIYSHEKVPTYSTNLSHDSTESSSQEAVQYGCCSPEDHPLISRDDVNYLLGLLGMQEPNGTNVKDSIEANTQVPDCDYNSLISTTQSLIPLPQSTTNSSNYTMHTVDPPASTSIHESENNPYEPIPATYRNQTWNNLANFALMDSKPIQTGNDELVRIRHSIQMGFLDYDKTRYTSNITSCSSKSGEKNASNETGFAIPASNHYRGIENEMTFSRWNPELPSCNSSLHLSESHLSQLSASMENHLGPSDNEVQSTKNFTKFLVHITGEDFCGSTLKMESKQLDPPNMKRKRKGQIDVGASCSKHEKEEESADFGQSTLRKKRKIHKSGHCQCRKASCLRKYCECFKGGVGCSPSCKCQGCENIYGRKDREAQTKSELEETEALQICRPLERCSGSQKKELVE